The proteins below come from a single Tachypleus tridentatus isolate NWPU-2018 chromosome 13, ASM421037v1, whole genome shotgun sequence genomic window:
- the LOC143241002 gene encoding uncharacterized protein LOC143241002, translated as MDLTFVDKLKEDQRKALEKCEEKIEQWEKFKNDYESLKERLTTLPDVISYEIMVPFGPQAFIPGSLVHTNQVKVLLGDNWFVERSAKQASEIAGRRIKQCEKMLSDLHKEKEQFQNWISYTTEIQGDEDAVEIMEEYNPEKEKIWREQHRKNVKAYHRQLAEERRKREETEESNLTPAENKVDSNNEKVLWAHLDVLEKQEDERNEMLESLEEDGKHMTEESSSSEEDAEDSDDEGKPKVRWKDVKALRPNKIMFSHTVSVLNVDEVSQERVNHSGDQNKTDLINSPADIYKYFGVISKPKSILKTRSDWIEVKEETDTFPAHESVPTVNIEVCRLPNYKHDTLERKSLHESSKLVEAFTGEIVEKITNSGGVVNPQESAVGRPLSRFKAQRKGTNR; from the exons atgGATTTAACTTTTGTTGATAAGCTTAAAGAAGATCAGCGTAAg GCCCTTGAAAAGTGTGAAGAAAAAATTGAACAGTG GGAAAAATTCAAAAATGATTACGAATCACTTAAAGAACGTCTGACAACATTACCTGATGTTATTTCTTATGAAATAATG GTTCCTTTTGGACCACAAGCATTCATTCCTGGATCACTTGTCCACACCAATCAGGTAAAAGTTCTCCTTGGAGACAACTGGTTTGTTGAAAGATCGGCAAAACAAGCTTCTGAGATAGCAGGTCGAAGAATTAAAC AATGTGAAAAGATGTTATCTGACTTACACAAAGAAAAGGAACAATTTCAGAATTGGATTAGTTACACAACAGAGATACAG GGAGATGAGGATGCTGTAGAAATCATGGAAGAATATAATCCTGAGAAAGAAAAAATTTGGAGAG AGCAACACAGAAAAAATGTAAAAGCATACCACAGACAACTCGCAGAAGAAAGACGGAAACGGGAAGAAACTGAAGAAAGCAACTTAACTCCAGCCGAAAATAAAGTGGATAGTAATAATGAAAAAGTATTGTGGGCTCATTTAGATGTTCTTGAAAAACAAGAAGATGAGAGAAACGAGATGTTGGA GTCTTTAGAGGAAGATGGAAAACACATGACAGAAGAATCTTCATCATCAGAAGAAGATGCTGAAGATTCAGATGATGAAGGAAAACCCAAAGTGAGATGGAAGGATGTAAAGGCACTAAGACCTAATAAGATAATGTTCTCGCATACTGTATCTGTATTAAATGTGGATGAAGTTTCTCAG gaAAGGGTAAATCATAGTGGAGATCAAAATAAAACTGATCTAATTAACAGTCCTGCGGACATTTATAAGTATTTTGGAGTTATCTCAAAACCAAAGTCAATTCTAAAGACAAGATCAGATTGGATTGAAGTGAAGGAGGAAACAGACACATTTCCTGCACATGAATCTGTTCCTACTGTAAACATCGAAGTGTGTCGTTTACCTAATTATAAACACGATACTTTAGAAAGGAAAAGTCTGCATGAATCGTCAAAACTAGTCGAG GCATTTACAGGTGAAATTGTAGAGAAAATTACAAATTCTGGAGGTGTGGTTAACCCTCAAGAATCAGCAGTGGGTCGACCACTTTCTCGTTTTAAGGCACAAAGAAAAGGAACGAACAGATAA